The following are from one region of the Stigmatopora argus isolate UIUO_Sarg chromosome 9, RoL_Sarg_1.0, whole genome shotgun sequence genome:
- the LOC144082542 gene encoding general transcription factor II-I repeat domain-containing protein 2A-like has translation MSLSKPAVKRKVGDEHRQFQEKWGVQYFFVEHRGTPTCLIYTEKVAVHKEYNLKRNCTMRHAEEYEKYQGDERANQVASLKTRLLRQQDLFKKATKDSNAAVKASYAVCELIDPVLSDPKWLMDLAFLVDITHELNVLNKKLQGQGQLVSAAYDNVRAFCTKLVLWKAQLSQTNLCHFPACKALVDAGTPFSGEKYVEAISKLQEEFDHRFADFKTHKATFQIFADPFSFDVQDAPPELQMELIDLQCNSALKAKFREVSGEADKLGQFLRELTPSFPELSRRFKRTMCLFGSTYLCEKLFSTLNFNKSKYRSRLTDEHLQALLRVSTASSLKPNVTM, from the coding sequence atgtctctttcaaagcctgccgtgaagagaaaggtcggtgatgagcacagacagtttcaagaaaagtggggagtgcaatatttctttgttgaacacaggggcaccccgacgtgtctcatttacactgaaaaagttgcggtgcacaaggaatacaatttgaaacgtaattgtactatgagacatgctgaggagtacgaaaaataccagggagatgagagagccaaccaggttgccagtcttaaaacacgtcttctgaggcaacaggatctcttcaagaaggctaccaaagacagtaatgcagcagtcaaagctagctacgccgtttgtgagttgattgatcctgtgctaagtgatcccaaatggctcatggacttggcttttcttgttgatatcacacatgagcttaatgtactgaacaagaagctacaaggccaggggcaacttgtcagtgctgcctatgacaacgtgagagcattctgcactaaacttgtgttatggaaagcccagctctctcagacaaacctttgccatttcccagcatgcaaggctctcgtggatgcaggcacaccattcagtggtgagaagtatgttgaggccatttcgaagctacaggaggaatttgatcacagatttgcagacttcaagacacacaaagccacatttcaaatttttgcggaccccttctcctttgatgtgcaagatgcccctcctgagcttcaaatggagctcattgacctgcagtgcaactctgcactcaaagccaagttcagggaggtgagtggagaagcagacaagcttgggcaatttttgagagagttgacccccagcttccctgaactttcccgaaggttcaagcggaccatgtgcctttttgggagcacatacttgtgtgagaagctcttctccaccttgaacttcaataagtccaagtacaggtccagacttactgatgagcatcttcaagctctactgagggtctccactgcttcctccctcaagccaaatgtgactatgtga